From a region of the Triticum aestivum cultivar Chinese Spring chromosome 7D, IWGSC CS RefSeq v2.1, whole genome shotgun sequence genome:
- the LOC123164736 gene encoding uncharacterized protein: MKAKKLRVAAMAALCVHLLLVEQQQVAAMSEFCHCYGDCYSECRQDAPRCLCLPSCVNYCSSSPGTSQAIVGDYGGATCRMTCKLDLSVCGWSVEPGDAADTAICVQNCNRKWGHKAN, from the exons ATGAAGGCCAAGAAGTTGAGGGTGGCCGCCATGGCCGCGCTGTGCGTGCACCTGCTCCTCGTGGAGCAGCAGCAGGTGGCTGCCATGTCCGAGTTCTGCCACTGCTACGGAGACTGCTACTCCGAGTGCAGGCAGGACGCACCGCGCTGCCTCTGCCTCCCATCCTGCGTCAACTACTGCAGCTCCAGCCCCGGCACCAGCCAGGCCATTGTAGGCGACTACGGCGGCGCCACATGCAGGATGACCTGCAAGCTGGACCTGAGCGTCTGTGGCTGGTCGGTGGAGCCAGGCG ATGCAGCTGACACCGCAATCTGTGTGCAAAACTGCAACAGGAAATGGGGCCACAAGGCCAATTGA
- the LOC123164735 gene encoding BTB/POZ and MATH domain-containing protein 1, whose amino-acid sequence MLRDGFRTMVTIGSDDCIRSGMCAVGRYEWEICVYPAWTAGSPDGDKWVALRLVLLSKPNTPAVRANLRCQAVNPNLWYETPVKKQPGVFGRPKNSTPFVYLVSVSDVQNKGYLAADALTVECTITVLKESPAPTSPAKEMPVPSSNLHKNLGDLPQTEMGADVTFLVSDESFAAHKNILAARSPVFKAQFFGEMKEKVSQDVVVDGMEAAGFKAMLHFIYTDTVPELEQGLEAVMAQHLLVAADRYGLDKLKMFCENKLSSGITVDTAATTLALAEQHNCLRLKASCVEFIVSTPEVIDAVLETEGYMDLAASCFFVWVGCKLFFCAGRSSQVYAWEK is encoded by the coding sequence ATGCTGCGCGACGGTTTCCGCACGATGGTCACCATAGGCAGCGACGACTGCATCCGATCCGGCATGTGCGCCGTCGGCCGATATGAGTGGGAGATATGTGTATACCCTGCATGGACGGCGGGCAGCCCCGATGGCGATAAGTGGGTGGCGCTGCGCCTTGTCTTGCTAAGCAAACCCAACACCCCTGCTGTGAGGGCCAATCTACGCTGCCAGGCGGTGAATCCAAATCTGTGGTACGAAACCCCAGTGAAGAAACAGCCGGGAGTATTCGGGCGTCCCAAGAATTCTACACCGTTTGTTTACCTCGTCTCGGTGAGTGATGTTCAGAACAAGGGCTATCTCGCTGCCGATGCTTTGACCGTGGAATGCACCATCACGGTGCTCAAGGAGTCGCCGGCGCCGACTTCTCCGGCGAAAGAGATGCCCGTGCCATCGTCCAACTTGCACAAGAACCTCGGTGATCTCCCGCAGACCGAGATGGGGGCAGATGTCACTTTTCTCGTATCTGATGAGTCTTTTGCTGCGCATAAGAACATACTTGCCGCGAGATCCCCTGTTTTCAAGGCACAGTTTTTTGGAGAGATGAAGGAGAAGGTGTCTCAAGATGTTGTGGTTGATGGTATGGAGGCAGCAGGCTTCAAGGCCATGCTTCACTTCATCTACACCGACACTGTGCCCGAGCTTGAGCAAGGGCTCGAGGCGGTGATGGCTCAGCATCTTCTTGTGGCAGCTGACAGGTATGGACTGGACAAGCTCAAGATGTTCTGTGAAAACAAGCTCTCCAGTGGCATCACCGTTGACACGGCGGCGACGACTTTGGCCTTGGCGGAGCAGCACAATTGTTTACGTCTCAAGGCCAGCTGTGTCGAGTTCATCGTTAGCACACCTGAAGTTATTGACGCTGTCTTGGAGACGGAGGGGTATATGGATTTGGCTGCAAGCTGTTTTTTTGTGTGGGTAGGCTGCAAGCTGTTCTTCTGTGCTGGCAGATCTTCTCAAGTCTACGCGTGGGAGAAATAA